The following proteins are co-located in the Trichormus variabilis 0441 genome:
- the era gene encoding GTPase Era — MTAELKVASIDNHISSLSGEVSIPQAPPEFKSGFIGIIGRPNVGKSTLMNQLVGQKIAITSPVAQTTRNRLRGIVTTPEAQLIFVDTPGIHKPHHQLGEVLVKNAKLAIESVDVVLFVVDGTVACGAGDRFIADLLIHSKTPVILGINKVDQQPSDSQNIDDSYQQLASAYQWPTVKFSAKTGAELPQLQELLVEHLEHGPYYYPPDLVTDQPERFIMGELIREQILLLTREEVPHSVAIAIDLVEETPTITRVLATIHVERDSQKGILIGKGGSMLKSIGSAAREQIQKLIAGKVYLELFVKVQPKWRHSRVRLAELGYRVEE, encoded by the coding sequence ATGACGGCGGAACTAAAAGTGGCTAGTATTGATAATCACATCTCCTCCTTGTCAGGCGAAGTATCAATTCCCCAAGCTCCACCTGAATTTAAATCAGGGTTTATCGGCATTATCGGCCGTCCTAATGTCGGCAAATCTACCTTGATGAATCAATTAGTAGGACAAAAAATTGCCATCACTTCACCAGTAGCCCAGACAACACGCAATCGTTTGAGAGGAATTGTTACTACACCAGAGGCGCAGTTAATCTTTGTTGATACGCCAGGAATTCACAAACCCCATCATCAATTAGGTGAAGTACTGGTAAAAAATGCCAAACTCGCTATCGAATCAGTGGATGTAGTATTGTTTGTTGTCGATGGTACAGTGGCTTGTGGTGCAGGCGATCGCTTTATTGCCGATTTACTAATTCATAGCAAAACCCCAGTTATCTTGGGTATCAATAAGGTAGATCAACAACCCTCCGACTCCCAAAATATAGATGATAGCTACCAGCAGTTAGCAAGTGCATATCAATGGCCGACGGTAAAATTCTCGGCTAAGACTGGTGCAGAGTTGCCCCAACTACAAGAATTATTAGTAGAGCATTTAGAGCATGGGCCGTACTATTATCCCCCAGACTTGGTAACAGACCAGCCAGAACGGTTCATTATGGGGGAGTTAATCAGAGAACAGATTTTGTTGTTGACTCGTGAAGAAGTACCTCATTCAGTAGCGATCGCCATTGACTTAGTTGAAGAAACACCAACTATTACCCGTGTTCTCGCAACAATCCACGTTGAGCGGGACTCCCAAAAAGGCATTCTCATCGGGAAAGGTGGCTCAATGCTCAAATCTATCGGTAGCGCAGCCCGTGAACAAATTCAAAAGCTCATTGCTGGTAAAGTCTACCTAGAGCTATTTGTCAAAGTCCAACCCAAATGGCGACACTCCCGTGTCAGACTAGCAGAGTTAGGCTATCGCGTGGAAGAATGA
- a CDS encoding response regulator produces the protein MSPNTGYFLNLPSNAPRLRILIVEDDPMMQLGLEQSLMAHPQLEIVGQAEDGYLGVQAALALKPDLVVMDIGLPRLDGIATTQQIKAALPETHVVMLTSHKTETEIIAALSSGADAYCIKGASIERLLNAIAAAVDGAAYLDPQIARQVIDHLKPPSAKGNTANLSGRELEVLKLMVEGLSNPEIAEKLYLSPNTVKTHVRGIMNKLAVDDRVQAAVVALRSGLV, from the coding sequence ATGTCTCCAAATACCGGCTATTTTCTCAATCTGCCAAGTAATGCTCCCCGGTTGCGAATTTTGATTGTGGAAGATGATCCGATGATGCAACTGGGGTTGGAACAGTCATTAATGGCTCATCCCCAATTAGAGATTGTGGGACAAGCAGAAGACGGCTATTTAGGTGTACAAGCAGCACTAGCACTGAAACCGGATTTGGTAGTCATGGATATTGGCTTACCGCGACTTGATGGGATTGCAACCACACAGCAAATCAAGGCCGCACTACCAGAAACTCATGTGGTTATGCTGACATCCCATAAAACAGAAACAGAAATTATTGCCGCACTTTCTAGTGGTGCAGATGCTTATTGTATCAAAGGCGCAAGCATCGAGCGATTATTGAACGCGATCGCCGCCGCCGTCGATGGTGCAGCCTACCTCGATCCCCAGATTGCGCGACAAGTAATTGATCATCTCAAACCCCCCTCAGCGAAGGGAAACACCGCCAATCTATCTGGACGGGAGTTAGAGGTATTAAAACTCATGGTAGAAGGACTGAGTAACCCAGAGATAGCCGAAAAACTATATCTCAGTCCTAATACTGTGAAAACCCACGTCCGGGGAATTATGAATAAATTAGCGGTTGACGATCGCGTACAAGCTGCTGTTGTAGCGCTACGTTCTGGTTTAGTGTAG
- the tnpA gene encoding IS200/IS605 family transposase: MVFITKFRRLVFTEAMLADMEPIFVRVLTAHQCILEEFNGEPDHVHLLINLHPDNNISDLMASLKSASSRILRQQYKSEIGKFYWSEKVKLWHDSKCVVSCGGAPLEIVKDYIKGQSGGKE; encoded by the coding sequence ATGGTTTTTATAACCAAGTTTCGTAGGTTAGTTTTTACAGAGGCGATGCTTGCAGATATGGAGCCTATTTTTGTGCGGGTATTGACGGCTCATCAGTGCATCCTTGAGGAATTCAATGGAGAACCGGATCATGTACATTTGCTTATCAATCTACACCCAGACAACAATATTTCTGATTTAATGGCTTCACTTAAATCTGCTTCTAGCAGAATTTTGAGACAACAATACAAATCAGAAATAGGTAAGTTTTACTGGTCGGAAAAAGTTAAACTATGGCATGATTCTAAATGTGTAGTTTCTTGTGGTGGAGCGCCACTGGAAATAGTCAAAGATTATATTAAAGGGCAGTCGGGTGGAAAAGAATGA
- a CDS encoding NAD(P)/FAD-dependent oxidoreductase, producing MSLTEEILSQLPGDVLGNLRRADDVLKSIRENTAPTPSVVKESPATLETVNWDVIICGGTLGILIGCALAVRGLRVALLERGTLQGREQEWNISRKELEVFVELNLLTPEELKKAIATEYNPARVQFKDGAEVWVKDVLNIGVDPVYLLATLKQRFLDAGGQLFEHTPFSEVVIHPDGVMVNQQFTAKLLIDAMGHLSPISKQARQGKKPDALCLVVGSCAQGFSENSAGDLILSFTSLQNQCQYFWEAFPARDGRTTYLFTYMDAHPQRLSLEDLFGEYLGLLPEYQGVELQQLKFQRALFGFFPSDRQSPLKTPWNRILPVGDSSGNQSPLSFGGFGAMLRHLQRLTLGTQEALQTEQLSATALALLQPYQPSLSVTWLFQKAMSVGVNQNIAPEQINQLLSTVFQEMAQLGTPVLKPFLQDIVQFSALTQTLAKTGLSHPVLVAKIIPQVGLVNLLDWLVHYTNLGIYTALFALSPTLEIWIKNFPPTQQYYWHRLMDAWKFGSGGDYNA from the coding sequence ATGTCCCTAACTGAAGAAATTCTCTCCCAACTACCAGGAGACGTTCTAGGAAATTTACGCCGTGCTGATGATGTCCTCAAATCTATTCGAGAAAACACTGCACCAACACCCTCAGTAGTTAAAGAAAGCCCAGCCACCTTAGAGACTGTAAACTGGGATGTAATTATTTGTGGTGGTACATTAGGCATTTTAATTGGTTGTGCCTTAGCTGTACGGGGATTGCGGGTGGCGCTACTTGAGAGAGGTACTTTGCAGGGACGGGAACAAGAGTGGAATATCTCCCGTAAAGAGTTAGAAGTCTTTGTGGAGTTGAATCTGCTGACACCAGAGGAGTTAAAGAAAGCGATCGCCACTGAATATAATCCAGCCAGAGTCCAATTTAAAGATGGTGCAGAAGTTTGGGTAAAGGATGTCTTAAATATTGGCGTAGATCCAGTTTATTTACTAGCTACCTTAAAACAGAGATTTTTAGATGCTGGTGGTCAGTTATTTGAACATACACCTTTTAGTGAAGTCGTCATTCATCCAGATGGGGTAATGGTCAATCAGCAATTTACAGCCAAGTTATTGATAGATGCAATGGGACACCTTTCTCCCATTAGCAAACAAGCACGCCAAGGCAAAAAACCAGATGCACTTTGTCTGGTGGTGGGTAGTTGCGCTCAAGGTTTTAGTGAAAATTCTGCCGGTGATTTAATTTTATCTTTTACATCTTTGCAAAACCAATGTCAGTATTTTTGGGAAGCCTTTCCTGCTAGAGATGGTAGAACAACATATTTATTCACCTACATGGATGCTCATCCCCAACGCTTGAGCTTAGAAGACTTGTTTGGAGAATACTTGGGTCTCTTACCAGAATACCAAGGTGTAGAATTACAGCAGTTGAAATTTCAAAGAGCCTTGTTTGGGTTTTTTCCGAGCGATCGCCAAAGTCCATTAAAAACACCCTGGAACCGCATCCTACCAGTAGGAGACAGTAGCGGTAATCAATCACCCCTAAGTTTTGGCGGTTTTGGCGCAATGCTACGTCACCTGCAACGTTTAACATTGGGTACCCAGGAAGCCTTGCAAACTGAGCAATTATCAGCCACAGCACTAGCATTACTGCAACCATATCAACCAAGCCTCAGTGTTACTTGGTTATTTCAAAAAGCCATGAGCGTTGGTGTTAATCAAAATATTGCTCCAGAGCAAATTAACCAACTACTATCAACGGTGTTTCAAGAAATGGCACAACTCGGAACACCCGTATTAAAGCCCTTTTTACAAGATATAGTCCAATTTTCAGCACTGACACAAACACTAGCAAAGACTGGCCTATCTCATCCAGTATTAGTTGCTAAAATAATTCCCCAAGTAGGTTTAGTCAATCTATTAGATTGGCTAGTGCATTACACCAACTTAGGCATTTATACTGCGCTGTTTGCACTAAGTCCAACCCTAGAAATATGGATTAAGAATTTTCCACCTACGCAACAATACTATTGGCATCGTTTAATGGATGCTTGGAAATTCGGTTCTGGCGGTGATTATAACGCTTAA
- a CDS encoding Rieske (2Fe-2S) protein: MNWIKVIGQDELPPNGRKVVKVEQRNILLLNHNNQVFAVENSCPHLKLPLQKGKITDDGAIVCPFHRSAFDLTSGNPTEWTPFPPGIGKVMGMISKEKGLSVFPTRVEEGSIWVSI; this comes from the coding sequence ATGAACTGGATTAAAGTTATTGGCCAAGATGAATTACCACCCAATGGGCGTAAAGTGGTCAAGGTTGAACAACGGAACATCTTGCTACTGAACCATAACAACCAAGTTTTTGCGGTGGAAAATTCTTGCCCCCACTTGAAGCTACCTTTACAAAAGGGCAAAATCACAGATGATGGAGCGATTGTCTGTCCTTTTCACCGTAGCGCCTTTGATCTGACTAGTGGTAATCCCACTGAGTGGACTCCCTTTCCTCCCGGTATTGGGAAAGTCATGGGTATGATTTCTAAAGAAAAGGGGCTATCTGTCTTTCCTACCCGTGTGGAAGAAGGCAGCATTTGGGTAAGTATTTAA
- a CDS encoding exosortase-dependent surface protein XDP2 — translation MKTKNLYITVGLLVSTILTTANSAQAAIFTSNVSQNTNPKANIFLNSITQNGKTFSNFSYVNSANILFNTPRTIKPVNEGGASTDKGDSANAPLPTNEEPTGAEIAAYLGNNNLNNIIDTEDTGSFEIDIFFEHKIIKDNSGLDNIFYWERGQNSSIGIQAIDHLGNTIGNFITITKNDLTYANFDINTKEIASAQPVGSVGISLDALGVTSLSGLKLTAHGSYHGPDFKFIARKTTSEPTTVLGLGAVATLAFLRRRQFKFNSVK, via the coding sequence ATGAAAACTAAAAACTTATATATAACTGTCGGATTACTTGTCAGTACAATACTAACTACAGCTAATTCTGCTCAAGCAGCTATTTTCACCAGCAATGTCAGTCAGAACACTAATCCCAAGGCTAATATTTTCTTAAATTCCATTACTCAAAATGGCAAGACATTCAGCAATTTCTCGTATGTAAATAGTGCCAACATATTGTTCAATACTCCTAGAACTATCAAACCAGTTAATGAAGGCGGCGCTAGCACTGATAAAGGAGATAGTGCCAATGCTCCTCTGCCAACTAACGAAGAGCCAACTGGTGCCGAGATTGCTGCATATTTAGGTAACAATAACCTGAACAATATTATTGACACTGAAGACACAGGTTCCTTTGAGATTGATATCTTCTTCGAGCATAAAATAATCAAAGATAACTCAGGACTTGATAATATCTTCTATTGGGAACGTGGTCAGAATAGCTCCATCGGTATTCAGGCTATTGATCATCTGGGAAATACCATTGGTAATTTCATCACCATTACTAAAAATGATCTTACTTACGCAAACTTCGACATTAATACCAAAGAAATTGCTAGCGCTCAACCTGTCGGTTCTGTAGGTATCAGTCTCGACGCATTGGGAGTAACTAGCTTGAGTGGTTTAAAACTTACAGCACATGGTAGCTATCATGGCCCTGACTTCAAATTCATTGCCAGAAAAACAACATCAGAACCAACAACTGTTCTGGGTTTAGGTGCAGTAGCAACTCTGGCTTTCTTACGCCGTCGCCAATTCAAGTTTAATTCTGTTAAATAA
- a CDS encoding amidase, producing MNETDLAFTPALELAQLIRHREVSPLELVEIYLQRIELLNPELGSYFTVTAELASADAKAKTELLTTTSELPPFFGVPISIKDLNAVAGVPCTYGNPALLNNIPEFDDGVVTRIKQAGFTILGKTATSELGSFPYTEPTGFVPARNPWNLEYTPGGSSGGAAAAVAAGLCAIAQGSDGGGSIRGPAACCGVVGIKPARGRVSKAPVGDRLAGISTNGPIARTVADAAALLDAMSGYVTGDPYWLPDPEPSFLTAAQTPPTQLRIAFATDIPPLGEADANCQQGVLTTVKLLEQLGHHIEQKSLDLSGLVEPFQIVWQSGVAGSGLPPEILQPVNRWLLARTGTVADYIQAVYKMQIVARQIVAFFDNIDVLVLPVYLHSPIRVGEWAALSPEDTFQQIINWVAPCPLANATGQPAIALPAGFDRNGLPISVQLIGRPAAEATLISLAAQIEAANPWNKDRPAFAVFS from the coding sequence ATGAATGAAACTGATTTAGCTTTTACCCCAGCACTAGAGTTGGCGCAATTGATTCGCCACCGGGAAGTATCGCCGTTAGAGTTGGTGGAAATATATTTACAAAGGATTGAGCTGTTAAACCCGGAATTGGGAAGTTACTTTACGGTGACGGCAGAATTGGCTAGTGCTGATGCTAAAGCCAAAACAGAATTACTCACAACAACCTCAGAACTGCCTCCATTTTTCGGCGTACCAATTTCCATCAAAGACCTTAACGCCGTGGCTGGTGTCCCTTGTACCTACGGCAACCCAGCTTTGTTAAACAACATCCCAGAATTCGATGACGGGGTAGTGACACGCATTAAACAAGCTGGATTCACAATTTTAGGTAAAACAGCTACATCCGAACTAGGTTCATTTCCCTACACAGAACCTACGGGATTTGTCCCAGCCAGAAATCCTTGGAACTTAGAATACACTCCTGGCGGTTCTAGTGGTGGGGCAGCTGCCGCAGTTGCAGCCGGTCTATGTGCGATCGCCCAAGGTTCCGATGGTGGTGGTTCGATTCGGGGGCCTGCGGCTTGTTGCGGCGTGGTAGGCATTAAACCAGCAAGGGGTAGAGTTAGTAAAGCGCCAGTAGGCGATCGCTTGGCGGGTATTTCCACTAATGGGCCAATTGCCCGTACTGTTGCCGACGCAGCCGCCCTATTAGATGCTATGTCTGGTTACGTGACGGGTGATCCTTATTGGCTACCAGATCCTGAACCGTCGTTTTTAACCGCCGCACAAACACCACCCACTCAGTTACGAATCGCATTTGCCACGGATATTCCTCCCTTGGGTGAAGCAGACGCTAATTGCCAACAGGGTGTGTTGACAACAGTTAAATTATTAGAACAACTCGGACATCATATAGAACAAAAGTCTTTAGACTTGAGTGGGTTAGTAGAACCGTTCCAAATCGTTTGGCAATCTGGTGTAGCTGGATCAGGTTTACCACCGGAAATATTACAGCCAGTTAATCGTTGGTTATTGGCCAGAACTGGTACTGTTGCTGATTACATCCAAGCCGTTTACAAAATGCAAATAGTAGCACGGCAAATTGTGGCATTTTTTGACAATATAGACGTATTAGTATTGCCAGTATACCTGCACTCACCTATCCGTGTTGGGGAATGGGCTGCTTTGAGTCCAGAAGATACATTCCAACAAATTATTAACTGGGTAGCCCCTTGTCCACTAGCCAATGCTACCGGACAACCGGCGATCGCTTTACCAGCAGGTTTTGACCGTAACGGTTTACCTATTAGCGTTCAGCTAATTGGCAGACCTGCGGCGGAAGCTACTTTAATCAGCCTGGCAGCACAAATAGAAGCTGCTAATCCTTGGAACAAAGATCGTCCAGCCTTTGCCGTCTTTAGCTAA
- a CDS encoding lysophospholipid acyltransferase family protein, translating to MPTYTSLPGSSLIERDPEVIELLMPVWEWFYRYYFRVTTDGWHHIPPEGKVLLVGSHNGGMASPDLIMMMYDWFSRFGTKRLVYGLMHPYAWKVSPQIAHLAQKIGAIVAHPKIASNAFDLGASVLVYPGGQYDMFRPYSQRHKINFAGHQGFIKLALKKEVPIIPLISVGAHDTLIVLCDCYDLVKQFHQWGLPWFYQVDPGVFPIYLGLPWGLSIGPLPNIPLPVQIHTRVCRPIIFERYGKDAAKDRDYVNSCYELVYTKTQYELDNLVSNIKQQK from the coding sequence ATGCCTACATATACCTCACTCCCCGGTTCATCATTAATAGAGCGAGATCCTGAGGTTATTGAATTATTGATGCCAGTTTGGGAATGGTTTTATCGTTACTACTTTCGAGTCACAACTGACGGATGGCATCATATCCCACCAGAAGGCAAAGTACTGCTGGTTGGTTCTCACAATGGTGGAATGGCTTCCCCTGACTTGATAATGATGATGTATGATTGGTTTTCTCGATTTGGGACTAAGCGTTTAGTGTATGGGCTGATGCACCCTTACGCTTGGAAAGTAAGTCCTCAAATAGCCCACCTAGCACAGAAAATCGGCGCTATTGTGGCGCATCCAAAAATAGCCAGCAATGCTTTTGATCTGGGTGCTAGCGTTCTTGTTTACCCTGGAGGACAATATGATATGTTCCGTCCTTACAGCCAACGCCACAAAATTAATTTTGCCGGACACCAAGGTTTTATCAAGCTAGCTTTGAAAAAAGAAGTACCCATCATTCCCCTCATATCAGTAGGTGCCCACGACACATTGATTGTTTTATGTGATTGCTATGATTTAGTCAAACAATTCCATCAATGGGGCTTACCGTGGTTTTATCAAGTAGATCCAGGAGTTTTCCCAATATACTTGGGTTTACCTTGGGGTTTGTCTATAGGCCCCCTACCAAATATTCCCCTACCTGTGCAGATTCACACTCGTGTCTGTCGTCCGATTATTTTTGAACGTTATGGAAAAGATGCAGCTAAGGATCGTGATTATGTAAATAGTTGCTATGAATTAGTCTATACGAAAACGCAATATGAGTTAGACAATTTAGTGAGCAATATCAAACAACAGAAGTAG
- a CDS encoding SMI1/KNR4 family protein, which yields MNIGSSGEQQLSHTEKVIVICPNCSQKLRTPIDRGELRLACPKCKHNWQWSPGTNITIQIERIKEKLEKARQLQSVQNQLYQEFYPSTDPLNYSFKFNPPLSSHKIDAWETKYNTFLPVEYRSFLEQIGNGGGDVHGMEMLRLEDWAVGLCFGDEDKALIAPSQPCLLLEEYQSDEAWERWLVEIAGEHWEQKYEQELWSPQFGTITVSKDECGPFGFMVLNGSLKGRIGWFLGDWGPPTFESSATFLDWYELWLDGLIAI from the coding sequence ATGAATATAGGATCATCCGGTGAACAACAGTTATCACATACAGAAAAGGTTATAGTTATATGTCCAAACTGCTCTCAAAAACTACGTACTCCAATTGATCGAGGTGAATTAAGGCTGGCATGTCCCAAGTGTAAGCACAATTGGCAGTGGTCTCCAGGTACAAACATTACAATTCAGATTGAACGCATCAAAGAAAAGCTTGAGAAAGCTAGACAACTTCAAAGTGTTCAAAATCAACTTTACCAAGAGTTTTACCCCTCAACCGATCCATTGAACTATAGCTTTAAATTCAATCCTCCACTCAGTTCGCATAAAATTGATGCTTGGGAGACCAAGTATAACACTTTTCTTCCAGTAGAGTACCGAAGTTTTCTTGAACAAATTGGGAATGGAGGCGGGGACGTTCATGGGATGGAAATGCTGCGGCTAGAAGATTGGGCTGTTGGTCTGTGTTTCGGCGATGAAGACAAAGCACTCATAGCTCCAAGTCAGCCTTGCCTTTTGCTCGAAGAGTACCAAAGCGATGAAGCATGGGAGCGATGGCTTGTCGAGATCGCTGGCGAACATTGGGAACAGAAGTACGAGCAAGAACTCTGGTCACCACAATTTGGAACAATTACTGTTTCTAAGGATGAATGTGGACCATTTGGGTTTATGGTCTTGAATGGATCGCTGAAAGGGCGAATTGGTTGGTTTCTAGGTGATTGGGGTCCACCTACTTTTGAATCATCAGCAACGTTTTTAGATTGGTATGAGTTATGGCTTGATGGCTTGATAGCAATTTAG
- a CDS encoding (2Fe-2S) ferredoxin domain-containing protein — MGVCHSKDVSEFCLEGRFIEFVIKDGYKLKGLLLLTADGECYVKLSKQLRFTFDWRLPTGTLLQVVGEKKYDAKTGKVTLKAEAVMAARTETSPAVKQLPAMENTKPKPDKAKATILVCQKSDCMKRGGKALCQALEATLSDRGLEDQVTIKGTGCMKNCKAGPNLVMPDKTRYTRIQADQVPQLMNKHFADSQQSSHSHQVVISNTNNFEPFTKVSAF; from the coding sequence ATGGGTGTATGCCACAGTAAAGATGTATCAGAGTTTTGCCTTGAAGGCAGATTTATTGAATTTGTTATTAAAGATGGCTATAAGCTTAAAGGTTTATTACTGCTAACTGCTGACGGTGAATGTTACGTTAAGTTATCCAAGCAATTAAGATTTACTTTTGACTGGCGTTTACCTACTGGTACTTTGTTACAAGTAGTTGGTGAAAAAAAGTATGATGCTAAAACTGGCAAAGTTACTCTCAAAGCTGAAGCTGTAATGGCGGCTAGAACAGAGACATCACCAGCCGTTAAGCAACTCCCAGCAATGGAAAACACAAAGCCAAAACCAGATAAAGCTAAAGCTACGATTTTGGTATGTCAGAAGTCCGACTGCATGAAACGGGGCGGGAAGGCACTTTGTCAAGCATTAGAAGCAACTTTAAGCGATCGCGGTTTAGAAGACCAAGTAACCATTAAAGGTACTGGCTGCATGAAAAACTGCAAAGCTGGGCCTAACTTAGTGATGCCAGATAAAACTCGCTACACCCGTATTCAAGCAGACCAGGTTCCTCAGCTGATGAATAAGCATTTTGCTGACAGCCAGCAATCAAGTCATTCCCATCAGGTGGTAATATCAAACACCAATAACTTTGAACCTTTTACCAAAGTTTCCGCTTTTTAA
- a CDS encoding Asr1405/Asl0597 family protein, whose protein sequence is MKPFSSEVEEKSVVEVDWADRWQVYQRLQELEIPCWCEANQPLKVELVTPMTVVQLWSVMRQFTSSRQDLIYSLEINWQSGDPYS, encoded by the coding sequence TTGAAACCGTTCAGTTCCGAAGTAGAAGAAAAGTCCGTTGTAGAAGTAGATTGGGCAGATCGTTGGCAGGTATATCAGCGCTTACAGGAATTAGAAATTCCTTGTTGGTGTGAAGCTAACCAGCCATTGAAGGTTGAACTTGTCACCCCTATGACAGTTGTTCAGCTTTGGAGTGTGATGCGACAGTTCACATCTTCTCGCCAAGATTTAATTTACTCTCTTGAAATTAATTGGCAAAGCGGTGATCCGTATTCCTGA